GGAGGGCTCGGGCGGCAAGGCGATCCTTGGCCTTGTCGATGTCGGAGATCATCAGGTGGAAAATCTGGATAACGTCGAGAACATCGTCGAGCATCCCGGCCTGCTCAAAGTTACGCGGCAAGCCATCGAGCACCAGGGTGGTGCATCCGGGGGTCACCTCGTCCTGAAGCATGAGAATCTGGAGGTGACGTTTCCAGATGCGGATGGTCAAATCGTCTGGCACAAGCAAGCCGCGCGAGGTGTACGAGACGACCTCTCGACCCAGATCGCCATGCTTGGGGAGCCTGCGGAACAGGTCGCCGCTGGAAATGTGTACGACCCCGGGCAGGTGGCCGAGCACAACGCCTTGCGTTCCCTTGCCGCTGCCTGGCATACCGAAGAGAAGGATGGTCCGGAACTTGTCGGGCAGGGCCATGAGACGACCTCACGCGATCGGAGAAGCGGCGAGGGGTCGGCAAGACGGCTGAGTCACGAGCCCGACGAAAACTCCGGCCGATCTTCCGGGGTTAGGCCGTCGTCGGGGCTTGCCAACCCGAACGTTCCCCTGCAAGTTTACACCATTTGACCGAGAAACCCAACCGTGATGACCACCGGTTTACCCTCCTCCGCACCCACCCGGATCTTGCTGCTTCGCCACGCGATGACCGCCGCCCCCGATCGCTTTCACGGGGCCGAATCCGATATCGGACTCGGCCCCGAAGGGCACCGGCAGGCTCTGACCGCCGCCGAAGCCCTCGCTCGGCTGCGCCCTCATGCCGTGTACAGCTCGGGAATGAGGCGGGCTCGCGAAACGGCCGAACCCATTGCCCAGCGGTGCGGATTGGCTCCGGGAATCATTGCCGAGTTGCATGAGCGACGGATGGGCTCGATGTCGAACGCAACGATCGCCGAGGTCCGTGCCGAGGTCGATCAGTTTATTCAGCGATGGGGCGCAGGAGACATCGACGCCGCCCACCCCGGAGCCGAATCGTACCGGGAACTGCGCGATCGGGTTGTGCCGCCGTTTCAGGCCCTGGCCGAGCGTCATCGGGGCGAAACCATCATCACTGTGCTTCATGGCGTGGTGATTCGTGTCCTGATTACTTCACTTGTCGAATCGTTCTCGCCGGCCGACTACCACCGCATTGCCATTCGTCACGTTGCGGTGAACGATCTCCGCTACAACGACCAGGGTTGGAGGATTGCCGGGATGGACCGCGATGCCGGGGCCCTCGTCTTCCCCTGACCCGCCGTGCCGTCCGTGGCACGGCGTGACGTGATGACCGCGTAACGGGAATCGCCCGCGGTTCGGTTCACTTCGCGGCGGCCTTGTCGATGTCGTCCCAGCTCAGGTTCGCGAACACTTCCTTCGCCGAGTCGCCGACCAGCTTGCTGCTCTCGACGAGGGGCTTCGTGGCGACGGACGGATCGGCGGCCTGGGCGACGGGGATGGGGGTCAGCATGGCATCAAACTGCCGATAGATCTCCTTCTGTCGTTCGGTCTTGGCGCGGCCGAAGCGCAGGTTGTAGGCGTGCATAAAGCCGACCAGATCCGCCATTGTCCCTTGCTCATACGACTGAATCATGCGGTAGACGGCCCCCCCTTGCGGGTCTTCGAGCAATCGAATCATCCCGGCGAGGGTGCGGAGGAACTGGTCGGCATCGTCGGCCCCAACCACGGGGAACCCTTTTTGCTCGTTCTTGAGCACGGTGCGGAGCGTGTTCAGCGCGGCGTCGATCTC
The DNA window shown above is from Tautonia marina and carries:
- a CDS encoding adenylate kinase family protein, which translates into the protein MALPDKFRTILLFGMPGSGKGTQGVVLGHLPGVVHISSGDLFRRLPKHGDLGREVVSYTSRGLLVPDDLTIRIWKRHLQILMLQDEVTPGCTTLVLDGLPRNFEQAGMLDDVLDVIQIFHLMISDIDKAKDRLAARALRENRLDDINEEVVQRRLQVYHEETFQTLQFYDPSIIYEINASQSPLKVHMDIIQRLCEMEKIRQFSTPLDVGSPAESSHENGQRSGLTDTTDPDRTPSTVG
- a CDS encoding histidine phosphatase family protein, whose amino-acid sequence is MTTGLPSSAPTRILLLRHAMTAAPDRFHGAESDIGLGPEGHRQALTAAEALARLRPHAVYSSGMRRARETAEPIAQRCGLAPGIIAELHERRMGSMSNATIAEVRAEVDQFIQRWGAGDIDAAHPGAESYRELRDRVVPPFQALAERHRGETIITVLHGVVIRVLITSLVESFSPADYHRIAIRHVAVNDLRYNDQGWRIAGMDRDAGALVFP